In Candidatus Marinimicrobia bacterium CG08_land_8_20_14_0_20_45_22, a single window of DNA contains:
- a CDS encoding trehalose-6-phosphate synthase → INLRFKKKNWKAILLLKRHHSHEEINPYYSSANFCMVTSLHDGMNLVAKEFVASRNQNDGTLILSRFAGAAHELQGAIIVNPYDIEEMANAIKLAIEMSPQEQQLRMEKMRQAIVKHNVFWWAASLLRAMATIQK, encoded by the coding sequence AATTAATTTGCGTTTCAAAAAAAAGAACTGGAAAGCAATACTCTTATTAAAACGGCATCATAGCCACGAGGAAATTAATCCTTACTATTCTTCCGCAAATTTTTGCATGGTTACCTCTCTCCATGATGGAATGAACCTTGTGGCGAAGGAATTTGTGGCTTCAAGAAATCAAAATGACGGGACTCTTATCCTAAGCCGCTTTGCAGGGGCAGCTCATGAGCTTCAGGGAGCAATCATTGTAAATCCGTATGATATAGAAGAGATGGCAAACGCAATAAAATTAGCAATAGAAATGTCGCCACAGGAGCAACAACTGAGAATGGAAAAAATGCGACAAGCAATTGTCAAACATAATGTTTTTTGGTGGGCGGCATCCTTATTGAGAGCAATGGCAACTATTCAGAAATAA
- a CDS encoding lysoplasmalogenase produces the protein MLKFILVLLVIFSASILIRAEYRGPRWHIYLFKPLTMVFILLIAMLGQATFPFYKYMIIIGLVFSMAGDVFLMLPSNRFVAGLVAFLIAHLFYITAFASEINSLVGWPLIPLAVYGIFIYILLDSFLGKLKIPVLVYVVAILVMAWFAWERWIQTSQTGTLLAFIGAVLFVISDTILAINRFRGEFKSAEFLKLIAYFAAQLLIAGSVGIFDL, from the coding sequence ATGTTAAAATTCATACTCGTATTATTAGTCATTTTTTCGGCGTCCATCCTGATCCGGGCGGAATATCGCGGACCCCGCTGGCATATTTACCTCTTTAAACCTCTGACGATGGTGTTTATTTTGCTGATTGCTATGCTGGGACAGGCTACCTTTCCATTTTACAAGTACATGATCATTATTGGTCTGGTCTTTTCTATGGCGGGTGATGTTTTTTTGATGTTGCCGTCGAATCGGTTCGTAGCTGGGCTGGTCGCATTTCTCATTGCGCATCTTTTTTACATTACGGCTTTTGCATCGGAGATCAATTCGCTCGTTGGATGGCCATTAATTCCTCTTGCAGTCTATGGCATTTTTATCTATATCCTTCTCGATTCCTTTCTCGGTAAGTTAAAAATTCCCGTTCTCGTTTATGTTGTGGCCATTCTGGTGATGGCATGGTTTGCTTGGGAGCGGTGGATTCAAACGAGTCAAACCGGGACGCTTTTAGCTTTTATCGGCGCGGTTTTATTTGTCATTTCGGATACGATATTGGCAATTAACCGTTTCCGAGGGGAATTCAAATCAGCCGAGTTCTTAAAATTGATCGCCTATTTCGCGGCGCAGTTGTTGATTGCCGGTTCCGTAGGGATATTTGATCTTTGA
- a CDS encoding ABC transporter, whose protein sequence is MSLVELKQVTKDYQTGEMSVQALKNIELEIDKQSFVSFVGPSGSGKTTLLNLIGCLDKPSSGEVFVNGTAVNGFSNKEAALFRGKHLGFIFQNFNLLPVLTTYENVEYPLIMVKNVPANKRKERIMHYLEAVGMLDQKDKYPSQLSGGQKQRVAVARALVTDPNLVLADEPTANLDHASAYKVIELMRLMQSEFKTTFIFSTHDPKIVKEAEIIYTLEDGKIVNKENVAS, encoded by the coding sequence ATGTCTTTAGTCGAATTAAAACAGGTTACAAAGGACTATCAAACAGGGGAAATGTCTGTTCAGGCGTTAAAAAATATTGAATTGGAAATTGATAAGCAATCCTTTGTGTCTTTCGTAGGTCCGTCGGGTAGCGGTAAAACAACATTGTTAAATCTCATCGGCTGTCTTGACAAGCCCTCTTCCGGTGAGGTTTTTGTGAATGGCACGGCGGTAAATGGTTTTTCAAATAAAGAAGCCGCGTTGTTTAGAGGTAAGCATCTTGGATTTATCTTTCAAAATTTCAATTTACTGCCGGTATTGACCACTTATGAAAATGTGGAATATCCTTTGATCATGGTAAAAAATGTCCCGGCAAATAAACGCAAAGAGAGAATTATGCATTACTTGGAAGCGGTCGGAATGCTCGATCAAAAAGATAAATATCCCTCACAACTTTCTGGCGGGCAAAAACAGCGGGTCGCAGTTGCTCGGGCGTTGGTTACGGATCCAAATCTGGTGCTTGCCGATGAGCCGACTGCAAACTTGGATCACGCTTCGGCTTATAAAGTGATTGAATTGATGCGTCTAATGCAGAGCGAATTTAAAACGACGTTTATTTTTTCGACTCATGATCCAAAAATCGTCAAAGAAGCTGAAATAATTTATACGCTTGAGGACGGTAAAATTGTTAACAAAGAAAATGTAGCTTCATAA
- a CDS encoding ABC transporter substrate-binding protein, which yields MKNIFKIAIRNLLRYKRRTLMTSLLIIIGIVLVIVFSGVSVSFKSMIIGSITDSMLGHLQIHKSGYVSSIDNLPLHLNINENGIRQLDKIFEKHNDVIEAYSYRIKFNSMLSNFVETTNIRLTAVEPQMENSACPRLVERIIDGVPDPNTFVKPGEIIIPENLSKGLNLKMDEEVVLVANNKDGSVNGLSLKVSHIIEGLLGPSGRDGFIHIDDAKVLLRINDNEINEVAIRLKNPDNLGRVNKMLNDELSQIKNKQDKPAFELHTWADLSPFSTIATIVDLLIITVKIVLIAIVLISILNVMMMSVYERVSEIGTISAIGTLPSKILWLFMAEGLSLGVFSAVIGDMIGVLVLLIINIAKIHFSFGRIQNILLNTSISASELISVSLIVIIIAVISSLQPALKASKMQPVDALKHV from the coding sequence ATGAAAAATATATTTAAGATCGCTATTCGAAACTTGCTAAGATACAAGAGACGCACCCTGATGACTTCACTTTTAATTATTATTGGAATTGTTTTAGTGATCGTTTTTTCGGGAGTTTCAGTTTCATTTAAAAGCATGATAATTGGTTCCATTACCGATTCGATGCTCGGACATTTACAGATTCATAAAAGCGGATATGTCAGTTCCATTGACAATTTGCCTCTGCATTTGAATATCAACGAAAACGGCATCAGACAATTAGATAAGATATTTGAAAAACATAATGATGTGATTGAGGCTTATTCATATCGGATTAAATTTAACAGCATGCTGAGTAATTTTGTGGAAACGACCAACATCCGTTTGACTGCCGTTGAGCCGCAGATGGAAAATTCTGCCTGCCCGCGATTGGTCGAAAGAATCATAGATGGTGTTCCCGATCCGAATACATTTGTCAAACCGGGAGAAATCATTATCCCGGAAAATTTATCCAAGGGTTTGAATCTCAAAATGGACGAAGAAGTGGTTCTGGTTGCCAATAACAAAGATGGCTCTGTGAATGGGTTGAGTCTGAAAGTATCTCATATTATCGAAGGACTTCTGGGACCATCGGGTCGGGATGGCTTTATTCATATTGACGATGCCAAAGTTCTGCTGAGAATAAATGACAATGAAATCAATGAAGTGGCGATCCGGTTAAAAAATCCCGACAACCTTGGCCGTGTTAATAAGATGCTGAATGATGAATTATCCCAGATAAAAAATAAGCAAGATAAACCCGCTTTTGAATTGCATACATGGGCTGATCTGTCCCCGTTTTCGACCATTGCGACGATTGTTGATTTGTTGATCATTACGGTAAAGATTGTGTTGATTGCCATTGTGCTTATCAGTATTTTAAACGTGATGATGATGTCGGTTTATGAGCGCGTGAGCGAAATTGGAACAATATCCGCAATTGGGACGCTTCCCTCGAAAATCTTATGGCTGTTCATGGCGGAAGGTTTATCGCTGGGAGTATTCAGCGCTGTTATCGGCGATATGATTGGCGTGCTGGTTTTACTGATAATCAATATCGCTAAAATCCATTTTTCTTTTGGAAGAATACAGAATATTCTTCTGAATACTTCGATCTCCGCATCGGAATTAATATCGGTATCTTTGATTGTGATCATCATTGCTGTCATTTCCAGCCTTCAGCCGGCGCTGAAAGCGTCTAAAATGCAGCCAGTGGATGCTTTAAAACATGTTTAA
- a CDS encoding outer membrane lipoprotein-sorting protein — MHRNRFVYPLALFLFSTITWGQQGATNKSQANEILKKVDENLMPASYESYRKLVNKEPNGSQKEFIFFTVKKGKDKIAMLYLSPASEKGRATLRLGDNMWLYIPNVGKPIRITSMQSVVGGVFNNADIMRLDYSVEYDATILEQNPSEYVLDLKAKTKTVAYDKLKMWVDKKNTTVTKVECYAASGTLIKTLKFKDLKNFGDGIMRPAVIETNSPLYKGYRSLMIYSGMKVRELPDEVFTLEYLSRLGELR; from the coding sequence ATGCACAGAAATAGATTTGTTTATCCGTTGGCATTGTTTTTATTCTCAACGATAACTTGGGGACAGCAAGGCGCTACGAATAAAAGTCAGGCGAATGAGATTCTCAAAAAGGTGGATGAAAACTTAATGCCGGCTTCGTATGAATCGTATCGCAAATTGGTCAATAAAGAACCCAACGGCAGTCAGAAGGAATTTATTTTTTTTACGGTAAAGAAGGGAAAAGACAAAATCGCGATGCTCTATTTATCTCCGGCAAGCGAAAAGGGACGCGCAACGTTGCGGCTGGGTGACAATATGTGGCTTTATATTCCGAATGTTGGCAAACCGATTCGGATTACCAGTATGCAGTCGGTAGTGGGCGGCGTTTTCAATAATGCCGACATTATGCGGCTCGATTATTCCGTCGAGTATGACGCGACAATATTAGAGCAGAACCCATCTGAATATGTATTGGATTTAAAAGCGAAGACCAAGACCGTTGCCTATGACAAATTAAAAATGTGGGTTGATAAGAAAAATACAACCGTCACAAAGGTTGAATGTTACGCCGCGTCAGGGACTTTAATAAAAACGCTGAAGTTCAAGGACCTTAAGAATTTTGGCGATGGAATCATGCGTCCCGCGGTGATTGAAACGAACAGTCCGTTGTATAAAGGTTATCGCTCGTTGATGATTTACTCAGGGATGAAGGTCCGAGAATTGCCTGACGAAGTGTTTACGTTGGAATATTTGTCACGATTGGGCGAATTGCGATAA
- a CDS encoding oxidoreductase — protein sequence MLKLKNKFIFAPIKTGYGDQTGIITSRHLHFYQLRSKFAGAVTPEPMYLDKGLREIPTQIGIDNDDKIEGLKQLTHLIHQFDTRAIAHLNHPGRMANPNIPGNYFLSSTNIACEASGATPKQMSKDDIQHAIDLFVAATIRAQKAGFDMIEIQFGHGYLPAQFISQKVNNRTDEYGGSFENRIKFPLEILDAVKSATDLPVIVRISGDEMIPDGIKLDEMIKFSKILKEKQIEAIHVSAGTVCNTPPWYFQHMFVPKGKTWEFAKKIKQEANIPTIYVGQINTEEDIENLINNFKADYIAIGRGLVADPDFIGKYLKQVKGNVRPCLACAEGCLGGVKSGQGLQCLVNPQVGKVIDVFEKAKQLKNVAIVGGGLAGMQAAVTLHARGHKVTLFEKNKLGGQFNLAYLPPHKETLKKIIDYFVKEIEEKQIPVLYKNPDEHDLVGFDEIVIATGSVPAIAPIKGLDKYFWAEVLEELNLPDNKRVAIIGGGLIGVEVASRLLAKGNRIYIIEMLSELARGMEAIEQNFVIKALQNENVDIYLNAKVNEIKGDKIIFEYENSSRTLEKIDVIVLATGMKEYNPYKNIQLGKPVYVIGDAKHPAKAQDAIRDAYETAKRI from the coding sequence ATGTTGAAACTTAAAAATAAATTTATTTTCGCTCCAATAAAAACAGGATATGGCGATCAAACAGGCATCATTACATCAAGACATCTTCATTTTTATCAGTTGCGTAGCAAATTTGCTGGAGCCGTGACGCCTGAGCCTATGTATCTTGATAAGGGATTGAGAGAAATACCCACTCAAATCGGCATTGATAATGATGACAAAATCGAAGGATTAAAACAGTTAACCCATCTTATTCATCAATTTGATACGAGGGCGATCGCGCATTTGAACCATCCAGGCAGAATGGCTAATCCGAATATACCGGGGAATTATTTTTTATCTTCAACAAATATCGCATGTGAGGCAAGCGGTGCAACTCCCAAGCAAATGAGTAAAGATGATATTCAACACGCAATCGATTTATTCGTAGCGGCTACAATAAGAGCGCAAAAAGCGGGTTTCGATATGATTGAGATCCAATTTGGACACGGTTATCTCCCGGCTCAGTTCATTTCGCAAAAAGTAAATAACAGAACTGATGAATACGGTGGCAGTTTCGAAAACAGAATAAAATTCCCCTTAGAAATTTTGGATGCGGTAAAATCTGCGACGGATTTACCCGTAATCGTCAGAATCAGTGGCGATGAAATGATTCCTGATGGCATCAAGTTAGATGAAATGATTAAATTTTCTAAGATATTGAAAGAGAAGCAGATCGAGGCGATTCACGTTTCAGCCGGAACGGTTTGTAATACGCCGCCATGGTATTTCCAACACATGTTTGTCCCAAAAGGGAAAACGTGGGAGTTTGCAAAAAAAATAAAACAAGAAGCAAATATTCCAACGATTTATGTGGGGCAAATCAATACGGAAGAGGATATAGAAAATCTTATAAATAATTTCAAAGCGGATTATATTGCCATTGGAAGAGGACTTGTAGCCGATCCCGATTTTATAGGAAAATACCTTAAACAAGTGAAGGGAAATGTACGTCCCTGCCTTGCTTGTGCCGAAGGTTGTCTGGGAGGCGTTAAATCAGGACAGGGTCTTCAGTGCCTTGTAAATCCTCAGGTAGGAAAAGTAATTGATGTTTTTGAAAAAGCGAAACAACTTAAAAATGTTGCTATTGTCGGTGGCGGTTTGGCTGGAATGCAAGCCGCAGTGACATTACATGCAAGAGGTCATAAAGTAACGCTTTTCGAAAAGAATAAACTTGGCGGGCAATTTAATCTGGCTTATTTACCTCCTCATAAAGAAACTTTGAAAAAGATTATTGATTATTTTGTCAAGGAAATAGAAGAAAAGCAAATTCCTGTTTTGTATAAAAATCCAGATGAACACGATTTGGTTGGTTTCGATGAAATAGTCATAGCGACAGGATCTGTCCCTGCTATTGCTCCTATTAAAGGATTGGATAAATATTTCTGGGCGGAAGTTCTCGAAGAACTAAATTTACCTGACAATAAAAGAGTTGCTATTATAGGCGGCGGACTTATCGGTGTAGAAGTTGCCAGTAGGTTGTTAGCCAAAGGAAATAGAATCTATATCATAGAAATGCTATCAGAGCTCGCTAGAGGAATGGAAGCGATTGAACAAAATTTTGTGATAAAAGCCCTACAAAACGAGAACGTAGATATTTATCTCAATGCGAAAGTAAACGAAATAAAAGGCGACAAGATTATTTTCGAATATGAAAATTCAAGTCGTACCCTCGAAAAAATAGATGTTATTGTTTTAGCAACCGGAATGAAAGAATATAATCCATATAAAAATATCCAATTGGGGAAACCTGTTTATGTTATCGGCGACGCGAAACATCCGGCGAAAGCCCAAGACGCGATTAGAGATGCTTATGAAACCGCAAAAAGGATATAA
- a CDS encoding SAM-dependent methyltransferase: protein MPKTEPFDKHSDRYDGWFEKNRDKYHAELEAIRQMMPTFEGKGLEVGVGSGKFAVPFGIKIGVEPSERMAIKAEKQGIRVFRGVAEDLPFSDSEFDFALMVTTICFVDDILKSFREVYRVLRPLGSIIVGFVDKESELGKKYSSNRNRSVFYKEATFFSTEEVCKYLADAGFGDFTFKQTLIHGEAKEVVQDGFDKGAFIVVKAVK, encoded by the coding sequence ATGCCCAAGACAGAACCATTTGATAAACACAGCGATAGATATGATGGATGGTTTGAAAAGAACCGCGATAAATATCATGCTGAATTGGAAGCGATCCGACAAATGATGCCCACATTCGAAGGCAAAGGGTTGGAGGTTGGCGTCGGTTCCGGCAAATTCGCTGTGCCATTTGGAATAAAGATTGGCGTGGAACCATCGGAAAGAATGGCGATCAAAGCCGAAAAACAGGGGATTAGGGTTTTTCGAGGCGTAGCGGAAGATTTGCCGTTCTCCGATTCCGAGTTTGACTTTGCGCTGATGGTAACGACTATCTGCTTTGTTGACGATATTCTCAAATCTTTTAGGGAAGTTTACCGCGTGTTAAGGCCTCTTGGAAGTATCATTGTGGGATTTGTAGATAAAGAAAGTGAATTGGGCAAAAAATATAGTAGTAATCGTAATAGAAGTGTATTTTACAAAGAGGCAACTTTTTTCTCAACTGAAGAAGTGTGTAAGTACCTTGCGGATGCTGGTTTCGGAGATTTTACTTTTAAACAAACACTAATTCATGGAGAGGCAAAAGAAGTAGTTCAGGACGGCTTTGATAAAGGCGCATTTATCGTAGTTAAAGCCGTGAAGTAA
- a CDS encoding helicase: protein MRPKHIPDSEKFKKNVVWVQDIEGNTGEFASFPMDLLPEIQTVLEKKNIHKLYSHQVESWNYARERQDFCVITPTASGKTLTYNLPVLQEMIQRPTSKALYLFPTKALSQDQMNELHDLVTLLEKDIKVFTFDGDTPQNARVAIRKQGNIVVTNPDMLHQGILPHHTKWMQFFQNLQFVVIDEMHTYRGVFGSHFTNVIRRLKRVCEFYRSNPMFILCSATIANAQEHAEKLIEKPVCLIEKSGAPVSPKEIYFYNPPIVNKELGIRASYIKQARYIAKELINQKIQTIIFALSRLNVEVLTKYLKDDFESGISAMNQPEKIAGYRGGYLPNRRREIERGIRDGDILGVISTNALELGIDIGSLDAAILAGYPGSISSTWQQLGRAGRRGKSAIGIFVARSTPIDQYLMQHPEYFFSKSPEHARINPNNLIILVDHVKCAAFELPFEDGSKFGNVEWKDLKEILKFLQDGGILNQSGNRWYWSEDVYPAISVNLRCIPEGNFVVVDTDNHHKVIAEVDYSSAAMTIYPDAIYMADGIQHVVDQLDWDGRKAYVRKTDSDYYTDSIDYTNVKVLVEDEKRKSGDLSVFHGEVQVVTRVVGYKKIKFYTLENVGYGKINLPDLEMATTAYWFTIPQAILDSMSYSRAEVIDGILGISKAIHSVATLKIMSEPNDIHRSVGDKSSEWFAMNAITERGIYTPATSSAPSIKLDPEDLSHFQPTIFIYDNYPGGVGFSSALFDSHEELLIGALELIKNCPCKDGCPSCVGPSKEVGEKSKKIAIDILQHLTGMKS, encoded by the coding sequence ATGAGACCGAAACATATTCCCGATAGCGAAAAGTTTAAGAAGAATGTCGTCTGGGTTCAAGATATCGAAGGGAATACCGGTGAATTCGCGTCATTTCCTATGGATTTACTGCCGGAAATTCAAACGGTTTTGGAGAAGAAAAATATTCACAAACTTTATTCACATCAGGTGGAAAGCTGGAATTATGCGCGAGAGCGACAGGATTTTTGCGTCATCACACCGACCGCTTCCGGGAAAACGTTGACGTACAATCTGCCGGTTTTGCAGGAAATGATTCAGCGTCCGACGAGCAAGGCGCTTTATCTGTTTCCTACGAAAGCGCTGAGTCAGGATCAGATGAATGAACTTCACGATCTTGTGACCTTACTCGAGAAAGACATCAAAGTTTTTACGTTTGATGGAGACACACCACAAAACGCCCGCGTTGCGATTCGAAAGCAGGGAAATATTGTCGTGACAAATCCCGACATGTTGCATCAGGGCATTTTGCCGCATCATACGAAATGGATGCAATTTTTCCAGAATCTGCAGTTTGTCGTGATTGATGAAATGCACACATATCGAGGTGTTTTCGGCTCGCATTTCACGAATGTCATTCGGAGATTGAAACGCGTCTGTGAATTTTACCGGTCAAATCCGATGTTTATTCTCTGTTCGGCAACAATTGCCAATGCGCAGGAACATGCAGAAAAACTGATTGAAAAACCGGTTTGTCTCATCGAAAAATCCGGTGCGCCGGTTAGTCCGAAGGAGATCTATTTTTACAATCCGCCGATCGTGAATAAAGAACTGGGAATTCGGGCAAGTTATATCAAGCAGGCGCGGTATATCGCCAAGGAATTGATCAATCAGAAAATTCAGACAATTATTTTTGCATTGTCACGTCTTAACGTTGAAGTTTTGACAAAATATCTGAAGGATGATTTTGAGTCCGGAATATCGGCGATGAATCAACCGGAAAAGATTGCCGGTTATCGCGGCGGTTATTTACCCAATCGCCGAAGGGAAATCGAACGGGGTATTCGCGACGGCGACATTCTTGGCGTGATTTCAACAAACGCGCTGGAACTTGGAATCGACATTGGTTCGTTGGACGCGGCAATTCTTGCCGGTTATCCGGGAAGCATTTCCAGTACTTGGCAACAATTGGGTCGCGCTGGAAGACGTGGCAAGTCGGCAATCGGCATTTTTGTGGCGCGTTCAACGCCGATCGATCAATATCTGATGCAACATCCGGAATATTTCTTTTCAAAATCGCCGGAGCATGCGCGCATTAATCCGAATAACCTGATAATTTTAGTCGATCATGTCAAATGCGCAGCTTTCGAGTTGCCGTTTGAAGATGGAAGCAAGTTTGGAAATGTCGAGTGGAAGGATTTGAAAGAGATTTTGAAGTTTCTGCAGGACGGCGGAATTCTGAATCAAAGCGGAAACCGCTGGTATTGGTCGGAAGATGTCTATCCAGCGATCTCCGTCAATTTGCGGTGCATTCCTGAGGGAAATTTCGTCGTAGTGGATACGGATAATCATCATAAAGTCATTGCAGAAGTTGATTACAGTTCGGCGGCAATGACAATCTATCCCGATGCGATCTACATGGCGGACGGCATTCAGCATGTGGTTGATCAATTGGATTGGGATGGGCGAAAGGCGTATGTTCGAAAGACTGACTCGGATTATTATACAGATTCGATCGATTACACCAACGTAAAAGTTTTGGTTGAAGACGAAAAAAGGAAATCGGGCGATCTGAGCGTTTTCCATGGCGAAGTTCAAGTTGTGACGCGTGTCGTTGGATATAAAAAGATTAAGTTTTACACGTTAGAAAATGTTGGTTACGGAAAGATTAACCTACCTGATCTGGAAATGGCAACGACGGCGTATTGGTTTACGATTCCGCAGGCGATTTTGGATTCGATGAGTTATTCGAGGGCGGAAGTCATCGACGGAATTCTTGGCATCAGCAAAGCGATTCATTCGGTCGCAACGCTGAAAATCATGAGCGAGCCGAATGATATTCATCGAAGTGTCGGTGATAAATCTTCTGAATGGTTTGCGATGAATGCAATTACGGAACGCGGAATTTATACGCCCGCAACCAGTTCTGCGCCATCGATAAAACTCGATCCGGAAGACCTTTCGCATTTCCAGCCGACGATATTCATCTATGACAATTATCCGGGCGGGGTCGGATTTAGTTCGGCGCTTTTCGATTCGCATGAAGAATTATTGATAGGCGCTCTGGAATTGATCAAGAATTGTCCATGTAAAGATGGTTGCCCGTCGTGCGTTGGACCGTCGAAAGAGGTTGGCGAAAAGAGCAAAAAGATCGCAATCGACATTCTTCAACACTTGACCGGAATGAAAAGTTGA
- a CDS encoding dTMP kinase: MKNGLFITFEGIDGSGKTTQIAAFIDHLKRLSVSYDLFREPGGTAIGEKIRKILLDKKNMQMSAISELLLYSASRHQLSRESIIPALESGKVVICDRFYDSTTVYQGFGRGIDLSFIERLNSIATDRLVPDLTFILDIDLSERTNRIGVKKLDRLESEDADFQRRVRDGFLKVAKDNPNRFVVLNGSQAVNTISDEILAHFLNLCKRKDYAIFE; the protein is encoded by the coding sequence ATGAAGAATGGTTTATTCATCACATTTGAAGGCATTGACGGATCGGGAAAAACGACCCAGATCGCCGCGTTTATCGATCACCTAAAACGGTTATCTGTTTCCTATGATTTATTTCGCGAACCGGGCGGAACGGCAATAGGTGAAAAAATCCGAAAGATTCTTTTAGATAAGAAAAATATGCAAATGAGCGCCATCTCGGAACTTTTACTTTATTCCGCCAGTCGCCACCAACTTTCTCGAGAATCGATCATTCCGGCGCTGGAGTCTGGGAAAGTCGTCATCTGCGATCGTTTTTATGATTCGACGACCGTTTATCAGGGATTTGGACGCGGCATTGATCTTTCGTTCATTGAAAGGTTAAATTCCATCGCAACGGACAGGCTTGTTCCCGATTTGACGTTCATTTTGGATATTGATTTGTCAGAACGAACGAACCGAATCGGCGTGAAAAAACTCGACCGTTTGGAAAGTGAAGATGCGGATTTTCAACGGCGCGTACGGGACGGTTTTTTAAAAGTTGCTAAAGATAATCCCAATCGCTTCGTCGTTTTGAATGGATCACAAGCGGTTAACACCATTTCGGATGAAATCTTGGCTCATTTTTTAAA